The Halogranum gelatinilyticum genome includes a window with the following:
- a CDS encoding nucleotide sugar dehydrogenase, with the protein MTPVSLYGSSLSPAAQRRAFEGGDVPVAVYGLGKMGLPLAMVYAETTGNVVGVDVDQGVVDTLNAGECHVTGEPGLPEAVAEQVTRGAFRATVDASDAAATVHVVIVPTLVTDDHRTDLSILESACRALGANVTAGDLVVVECTVPPGTARDLVRPLVAEVSGLDEAAFGVAVCPERTLSGRALSDVRGGHPKIVGGVDAESTRVARLVYESLTTNDVIPVADATTAECVKLFEGLYRDVNIALANELATLTDELGIDVVETIDAANSQPFCDIHTPGPGVGGHCIPYYPYFVMDRVERDTPLLRTARQVNDSMPRFTAEKVEDELAAVGKHVADATVLVLGLTYRPGVAEIRATPAKPLVERLAELGARVLVCDPVLDDTSDFAGERVDVDDLLTTDPDAVVVVTPHAEFDAIDWDAFEDVVVVDGRGSVGETRHPVYRIGGGRRVGSVERTAATDGGDANTVAGGDR; encoded by the coding sequence GTGACCCCCGTCTCGCTCTACGGTTCGTCGCTCTCGCCCGCCGCACAGCGTCGGGCGTTCGAGGGCGGCGACGTGCCGGTCGCCGTCTACGGACTCGGGAAGATGGGGCTGCCGCTGGCGATGGTCTACGCCGAGACGACGGGGAACGTCGTCGGCGTCGACGTCGACCAGGGAGTCGTCGACACGCTCAACGCCGGCGAGTGTCACGTCACGGGCGAACCCGGACTCCCCGAGGCGGTCGCCGAGCAGGTCACTCGCGGGGCGTTCCGTGCGACGGTTGATGCGAGCGATGCGGCGGCGACCGTCCACGTCGTCATCGTGCCGACGCTCGTCACCGACGACCACCGGACCGACCTCTCGATACTGGAGTCGGCGTGCCGCGCGCTCGGCGCGAACGTCACCGCGGGCGACCTTGTCGTCGTCGAGTGTACGGTCCCGCCGGGCACCGCACGCGACCTCGTCCGGCCGCTCGTCGCCGAAGTGAGCGGGCTGGACGAGGCGGCGTTCGGCGTCGCGGTCTGCCCCGAGCGCACCCTGAGCGGTCGGGCACTGTCGGACGTCCGCGGCGGCCATCCGAAGATCGTCGGCGGCGTCGACGCCGAGAGCACCCGCGTCGCGCGGCTGGTCTACGAGTCGCTGACGACGAACGACGTCATCCCCGTCGCGGACGCGACGACCGCCGAGTGCGTCAAGCTGTTCGAGGGGCTGTACCGCGACGTCAACATCGCACTCGCGAACGAGCTGGCGACGCTGACCGACGAACTCGGCATCGACGTCGTCGAGACCATCGACGCGGCCAACAGCCAGCCCTTCTGTGACATCCACACGCCCGGACCGGGCGTCGGCGGCCACTGCATCCCGTACTATCCGTACTTCGTCATGGACCGTGTGGAGCGGGACACCCCACTCCTCCGGACCGCACGGCAGGTCAACGACTCGATGCCGCGGTTCACCGCCGAGAAGGTCGAGGACGAACTCGCCGCGGTGGGGAAACACGTCGCCGACGCGACCGTGCTCGTCCTCGGGCTGACTTACCGCCCCGGCGTGGCCGAGATTCGCGCGACGCCCGCAAAGCCGCTCGTCGAGCGGCTGGCCGAACTCGGCGCGCGCGTCCTCGTCTGTGACCCGGTGCTCGACGACACGAGCGACTTCGCGGGCGAGCGCGTCGACGTGGACGACCTGCTCACGACGGACCCGGACGCGGTCGTCGTCGTCACACCCCACGCCGAGTTCGACGCTATCGACTGGGACGCCTTCGAGGACGTGGTCGTCGTCGACGGCCGCGGCAGCGTCGGCGAGACGCGCCA
- a CDS encoding Gfo/Idh/MocA family protein, which translates to MSATVAAGVIGVGAMGRNHARVYAELPGVDLVGVSDVDDALAREVADEFDTVAYDLAELLARADVVSIAVPTRFHFDVARQAIEAGVHVLVEKPVTATVEEGRELAALADAHDVVVQVGHVERFNPAVTALFDVMADLTPVAFEAHRLGPPPARRIDDGVVLDLMIHDLDVVCALAGSGVESVHGFGTADGQHATAHLGFADGTLATLTASRRTQKKVRTLEVTAEECFVTVDYIDQSLRIHRHSHPEYRRQGGEVSYRNESVIEQPMLSAGEPLKLELAAFVKAATTGSEPVVGIDDGLRALALAMLVTERVGDGPTGAVGGTPLSEVAE; encoded by the coding sequence ATGAGCGCGACTGTTGCAGCGGGTGTCATCGGCGTCGGCGCGATGGGGCGGAACCACGCACGCGTCTACGCGGAACTCCCCGGCGTCGACCTCGTCGGCGTCAGTGACGTCGACGACGCGCTCGCCCGTGAGGTCGCCGACGAGTTCGACACGGTCGCCTACGACCTCGCCGAACTGCTCGCTCGCGCCGACGTGGTCTCTATCGCCGTGCCGACCCGCTTTCACTTCGACGTCGCCCGCCAGGCCATCGAGGCTGGCGTCCACGTCCTCGTCGAGAAGCCCGTCACGGCGACCGTCGAAGAGGGACGCGAGTTGGCTGCCCTCGCCGACGCCCACGACGTCGTCGTCCAGGTCGGCCACGTCGAGCGGTTCAACCCGGCGGTCACGGCACTGTTCGACGTGATGGCCGACCTCACCCCGGTCGCGTTCGAAGCCCACCGGCTCGGGCCGCCGCCAGCGCGTCGCATCGACGACGGCGTCGTCCTCGACCTGATGATTCACGACCTCGACGTCGTCTGCGCGCTCGCCGGGAGCGGCGTCGAGTCGGTCCACGGCTTCGGGACGGCCGACGGCCAGCACGCGACGGCCCATCTCGGCTTCGCCGACGGGACGCTCGCGACGCTGACCGCCAGCCGCCGCACCCAGAAGAAGGTCCGAACCCTTGAAGTCACGGCCGAGGAGTGTTTCGTCACCGTCGACTACATCGACCAGTCGCTGCGCATCCACCGCCACTCCCACCCCGAGTACCGTCGGCAGGGCGGCGAGGTCAGCTACCGCAACGAGAGCGTCATCGAACAGCCGATGCTCTCGGCGGGCGAACCGCTGAAGCTCGAACTCGCGGCGTTCGTCAAGGCGGCGACCACCGGCTCGGAACCCGTGGTCGGCATCGACGACGGCCTCCGAGCACTCGCGCTCGCGATGCTCGTCACCGAGCGGGTCGGGGACGGCCCGACGGGGGCAGTCGGAGGGACGCCGCTCTCGGAGGTGGCCGAGTGA
- a CDS encoding DegT/DnrJ/EryC1/StrS family aminotransferase: MSSDIPTDGGVDTAAVDSPSRPQAVTRRTRPIAIAAPALGDEERARVDAVVRSGQLAHGTEVEAFESEFAEFCGVDHAVATSNGTTALHAALVALGVGPGSRVVTTPFSFVASANAAALCGAEVGFVDIDPLTYNLDVDALEAALRAGEQVDAVVAVHLFGLPADVAHLQELADEFDFALVEDAAQAHGAAVDGQRVGSFGDVACFSFYPTKNMTTGEGGMITTDSAELTEAAGRFIDHGRVSGYEHATVGHNYRLTDLAAAIGRVQLTRLPGFNDRRRENAARYDDLLADTPLVTPMEPDGFRHVYHQYTVRSADRDGLAAHLAAEEIGTGVYYPIPIHRQRPYAGLDVRAPIAERAADEVLSLPVHPGVSPVDVERVADAIHAYVEANR; this comes from the coding sequence ATGAGCTCGGACATCCCGACCGACGGCGGCGTCGACACCGCGGCCGTCGATAGCCCGAGCCGACCACAGGCGGTCACCCGCCGCACCCGACCCATCGCCATCGCCGCGCCCGCGCTCGGCGACGAGGAGCGCGCCCGCGTCGACGCCGTCGTCCGCAGCGGCCAGCTCGCCCACGGCACGGAGGTCGAGGCCTTCGAGAGCGAGTTCGCCGAGTTCTGCGGCGTCGACCACGCCGTCGCCACCTCCAACGGCACCACGGCACTCCACGCCGCGCTCGTCGCACTCGGCGTCGGTCCCGGCTCGCGCGTCGTGACGACGCCCTTCTCGTTCGTCGCCAGCGCGAACGCCGCCGCGCTCTGCGGGGCCGAGGTGGGCTTCGTCGACATCGACCCCCTCACCTACAACCTCGACGTCGACGCGCTCGAAGCCGCGCTCCGCGCGGGCGAGCAGGTCGACGCGGTCGTCGCGGTCCATCTCTTCGGTCTCCCGGCCGACGTGGCCCATCTCCAGGAACTCGCAGACGAGTTCGACTTCGCGCTCGTCGAGGACGCCGCACAGGCCCACGGCGCGGCCGTCGACGGCCAGCGAGTCGGGAGCTTCGGCGACGTCGCCTGCTTCTCGTTCTACCCGACGAAGAACATGACCACGGGCGAGGGCGGGATGATCACGACCGACTCCGCCGAACTGACCGAAGCTGCAGGCCGGTTCATCGACCACGGCCGCGTCTCGGGCTACGAGCACGCGACCGTCGGCCACAACTACCGGCTGACCGACCTCGCGGCGGCCATCGGCCGAGTGCAGCTGACGCGACTCCCCGGGTTCAACGACCGCCGCCGCGAGAACGCCGCGCGCTACGACGACCTGCTCGCCGACACGCCGCTCGTCACGCCGATGGAGCCGGACGGCTTCCGCCACGTCTACCACCAGTATACGGTGCGCTCCGCCGACCGCGACGGCCTAGCCGCCCATCTCGCCGCCGAAGAGATCGGGACGGGCGTCTACTATCCCATCCCCATCCACCGCCAGCGACCCTACGCCGGACTCGACGTCCGCGCACCCATCGCCGAACGCGCAGCCGACGAAGTGCTCTCGCTGCCCGTGCATCCGGGCGTCTCACCGGTCGACGTCGAGCGCGTCGCCGACGCGATTCACGCGTACGTGGAGGCGAACCGATGA
- a CDS encoding acyltransferase, producing the protein MTTILHQLGDDPAVDPDVQLGVGGGEHPTVVGDRATIRSGSILYGDVVVGDDFTTGHNVLIRAETVIGDDVLVGTNTVVDGRVVVGSGVSLQTGVYIPPETVIGDDVFVGPGAVLTNDPYPVRQDVGLVGATIEDHVSIGANATILPGVTIGEGAFVAAGAVVTRDVPPRTLAVGSPAVHRPLPESLKGGNHIR; encoded by the coding sequence ATGACAACGATACTTCATCAACTCGGCGACGACCCGGCTGTCGACCCCGACGTCCAACTCGGCGTCGGCGGCGGGGAGCACCCGACGGTCGTCGGCGACCGCGCGACCATCCGTTCGGGGTCGATCCTCTACGGCGACGTCGTCGTCGGCGACGACTTCACCACCGGCCACAACGTCCTGATCCGCGCGGAGACGGTCATCGGCGACGACGTGCTCGTCGGCACGAACACCGTCGTCGACGGCCGCGTCGTCGTCGGCTCCGGCGTCAGTCTCCAGACGGGCGTCTACATCCCGCCCGAGACGGTCATCGGCGACGACGTCTTCGTCGGACCGGGGGCGGTCCTGACGAACGACCCCTACCCAGTCAGACAGGACGTCGGTCTCGTCGGCGCGACCATCGAGGACCACGTCTCCATCGGCGCGAACGCGACCATTCTTCCCGGTGTCACCATCGGTGAAGGCGCGTTCGTCGCCGCGGGCGCGGTCGTCACGCGCGACGTCCCACCGCGGACGCTCGCGGTCGGCTCGCCCGCGGTCCACCGACCGCTGCCCGAGTCGCTCAAAGGGGGGAACCACATCCGATGA
- a CDS encoding PadR family transcriptional regulator, whose product MFELTGFQRDLLYVIAGLDKPSGQMVKERIERDIGEVKHGRLYPNLDTLVDRGFVTKGQHDRRTNYYQISEAGIQALQQRQAWESQFLDAE is encoded by the coding sequence CTGTTCGAACTGACCGGCTTCCAGCGTGACCTCTTGTACGTCATCGCTGGCCTGGACAAACCCTCTGGGCAGATGGTGAAAGAGCGCATCGAGCGAGATATCGGCGAAGTCAAACACGGACGGCTGTATCCAAACCTGGATACGCTCGTCGACCGCGGTTTCGTCACCAAGGGGCAGCACGACCGCCGAACGAACTACTACCAGATCTCGGAAGCAGGGATTCAAGCGCTCCAACAGCGGCAGGCGTGGGAGAGCCAGTTTCTCGACGCCGAGTGA
- a CDS encoding DUF7344 domain-containing protein produces the protein MTPDGGQLSTDALFQILGNSRRRFIIRQLYRTDRDLDLKELAAQIAAVEEGIAPEAVTNEERQRVYVSLYQTHLPTLTESGLIDYDEDRRTLSLRRNALEGHCVTPSSTPWLTGYAVVAAAGLLVGLAFSFGLLGLPPSAAGTALTGLGVVLGALVAAQYARERRLAAKECLLSLVE, from the coding sequence ATGACCCCGGACGGTGGGCAACTCTCGACGGACGCGCTGTTTCAGATTCTGGGCAACTCTCGGCGGCGCTTCATCATCCGCCAGCTCTACCGGACGGACCGCGACCTCGACTTGAAGGAACTCGCCGCCCAGATCGCGGCGGTCGAGGAGGGGATCGCGCCCGAGGCGGTCACGAACGAGGAACGGCAACGCGTGTACGTCTCGCTCTACCAGACGCATCTGCCGACGCTCACCGAGAGTGGACTCATCGACTACGACGAGGACCGACGGACGCTCTCGCTCAGACGCAACGCGCTCGAAGGCCACTGCGTGACGCCGTCGTCGACGCCGTGGCTGACGGGCTACGCGGTCGTCGCCGCCGCTGGTCTGCTGGTCGGTCTCGCGTTCTCGTTCGGACTGCTCGGCCTGCCACCGTCGGCCGCCGGGACCGCCCTGACCGGGTTGGGAGTCGTCCTCGGCGCGCTCGTCGCCGCCCAGTACGCCCGAGAGCGACGGCTCGCCGCGAAAGAGTGTCTCCTGTCGCTGGTGGAGTAA
- a CDS encoding NUDIX hydrolase, with product MSLQQPTLVPKACAYITRNGGRELLVFHGPGHDGLQIPKGTVEPDESPRRAVYREVTEESGLTDLGRPEPVAADVWKRRRARLYLRHFYHFAVEEPRDTWTHVVTGTGEEVGDRFHFFWVDLPTDEPFALGLDDYLSRLD from the coding sequence ATGTCCCTCCAGCAACCCACACTCGTGCCGAAGGCCTGTGCCTACATCACGCGCAACGGCGGCCGGGAGCTGCTGGTGTTCCACGGGCCGGGACACGACGGCTTGCAGATACCGAAGGGCACAGTCGAGCCGGACGAGTCGCCGCGGCGGGCGGTCTACCGCGAGGTCACAGAGGAGTCGGGCTTGACCGACCTCGGCCGACCCGAACCGGTCGCTGCCGACGTATGGAAACGGCGCCGCGCTCGGCTGTATCTCCGGCACTTCTATCACTTCGCCGTCGAGGAACCCCGCGACACGTGGACGCACGTCGTGACGGGGACGGGCGAGGAGGTCGGCGACCGGTTTCACTTCTTCTGGGTCGACCTCCCGACCGACGAACCATTCGCGCTCGGACTCGACGACTATCTCTCGCGGTTAGACTGA